A portion of the Hypomesus transpacificus isolate Combined female unplaced genomic scaffold, fHypTra1 scaffold_138, whole genome shotgun sequence genome contains these proteins:
- the LOC124488473 gene encoding uncharacterized protein LOC124488473 isoform X2, translated as MEEEVSCNLCTATMKRTNFLERSHWSVQPVALKWWLFCGWQQKVVQVPENKPTAGKAMCGDTQWNAARETSKRANKLDEEGVEIAVCRHGFLLKGLNMYRGEIFAYPMFLQKEFQSATFLAMDVTCRYVPYLTKVSEALTHLQPLQEMRHCLSVMHAKAHDTKCEILWTARNQEGAGTTLGEEVEQVNSFLSRCALTTKYMAKSVRTDMLTVHAMGWNERKENGLHIALSSRFKKTVEKTVDVAESLKTIKEQLHCCDDMLKQWVVEVKQWASSRSTAPGPVDAQSLQITIEALFLSICQKKHYLYRQNDRNKRRQKITQKIAQEKKRLLEDIQRYNQQPDGDPVDTELVVQKLSNKAAESMIWPWQEQNTDGVDILTKKKLFDHVMLASRLKEEKQILVKEMQQHCQYLKDSVAKVQTLMGTVLVSTQTGSLPNGLTEEGSKGLISALKRRLQDLRLQQQTIAGTYRCTLKPSNRLVEEEDREMEEDMDWQRGNSSDDDDSDEEEDAEN; from the exons ATGGAAGA AGAAGTTTCCTGCAATTTGTGTACTGCAACTATGAAGAGAACCAACTTCCTGGAAAGGAGCCATTGGTCTGTCCAGCCTGTTGCCCTGAAATGGTGGCTGTTCTGTGGATGGCAACAGAAAGTTGTACAGGTTCCAGAAAACAAACCA ACCGCAGGAAAAGCGATGTGTGGTGACACCCAATGGAATGCAGCAAGAGAGACTTCAAAGCGGGCCAACAAGTTGGATGAAGAAGGTGTGGAAATTGCTGTGTGTAGACATGGATTTCTTCTCAAAG GTCTGAATATGTATAGAGGAGAAATCTTTGCATATCCAATGTTTCTCCAAAAAGAGTTCCAGAGTGCTACATTTTTGGCCATGGATGTGACCTGCCGATATGTGCCATACTTGACAAAAGTGTCAGAGGCCCTGACGCATCTTCAACCCCTTCAGGAAATGAGGCATTGCTTGTCTGTGATGCATGCCAAAGCCCACGATACAAAATGCGAG ATTCTGTGGACTGCAAGGAACCAGGAGGGCGCCGGCACCACTCTCGGTGAAGAAGTAGAGCAAGTGAATAGTTTTCTCTCCAGATGTGCCCTTACCACCAAGTATATGGCCAAGTCAG TAAGAACTGACATGCTGACTGTCCATGCTATGGGGTGGAATGAACGGAAAGAGAATGGCCTCCATATAGCCTTGTCTTCTAGATTCAAGAAG ACAGTAGAGAAGACTGTGGATGTAGCTGAGAGCCTGAAGACAATAAAGGAGCAGTTGCATTGCTGTGATGACATGCTGAAACAATGGGTTGTTGAAGTCAAGCAGTGGGCCAGTAGCA GAAGCACAGCACCTGGTCCTGTTGATGCTCAAAGTTTGCAGATCACAATCGAAGCACTCTTTTTGAGCATTTGTCAGAAAAAGCACTACCTTTACAGACAGAATG ATCGCAACAAAAGGCGACAGAAAATAACTCAAAAGATAGCCCAGGAAAAGAAACGGTTGCTGGAAGACATCCAGAGATACAACCAACAGCCTGATGGTGACCCTGTGGACACAGAGTTAGTTGTGCAGAAACTCTCTAACAAAGCTGCAGAGAGCATGATCTGGCCTTGGCAGGAACAGAACACAG ACGGTGTGGACATCCTCACAAAGAAGAAGCTCTTTGACCACGTAATGCTTGCCTCACGACTAAAAGAGGAAAAGCAGATCCTTGTGAAGGAGATGCAGCAGCACTGCCAGTACCTCAAGGACTCAGTGGCAAAGGTCCAGACACTGATGGGCACTGTTTTAgtgagcacacagacaggaa GCTTGCCAAATGGATTAaccgaggaggggtccaagggccTCATCAGTGCACTAAAAAGAAGACTGCAAGACCTGAGACTCCAACAGCAGACCATAGCAGGCACCTACAGATGCACTCTCAAACCAAGTAACAggctggtggaagaggaggacagggaaatggAAGAAGACATGGACTGGCAACGTGGCAACAGCtcggatgatgatgatagtgatgaggaggaggatgcagagaattgA
- the LOC124488473 gene encoding uncharacterized protein LOC124488473 isoform X3: protein MQIHFREVSCNLCTATMKRTNFLERSHWSVQPVALKWWLFCGWQQKVVQVPENKPTAGKAMCGDTQWNAARETSKRANKLDEEGVEIAVCRHGFLLKGLNMYRGEIFAYPMFLQKEFQSATFLAMDVTCRYVPYLTKVSEALTHLQPLQEMRHCLSVMHAKAHDTKCEILWTARNQEGAGTTLGEEVEQVNSFLSRCALTTKYMAKSVRTDMLTVHAMGWNERKENGLHIALSSRFKKTVEKTVDVAESLKTIKEQLHCCDDMLKQWVVEVKQWASSNRNKRRQKITQKIAQEKKRLLEDIQRYNQQPDGDPVDTELVVQKLSNKAAESMIWPWQEQNTDGVDILTKKKLFDHVMLASRLKEEKQILVKEMQQHCQYLKDSVAKVQTLMGTVLVSTQTGSLPNGLTEEGSKGLISALKRRLQDLRLQQQTIAGTYRCTLKPSNRLVEEEDREMEEDMDWQRGNSSDDDDSDEEEDAEN from the exons atgcagatcCATTTCAGAGAAGTTTCCTGCAATTTGTGTACTGCAACTATGAAGAGAACCAACTTCCTGGAAAGGAGCCATTGGTCTGTCCAGCCTGTTGCCCTGAAATGGTGGCTGTTCTGTGGATGGCAACAGAAAGTTGTACAGGTTCCAGAAAACAAACCA ACCGCAGGAAAAGCGATGTGTGGTGACACCCAATGGAATGCAGCAAGAGAGACTTCAAAGCGGGCCAACAAGTTGGATGAAGAAGGTGTGGAAATTGCTGTGTGTAGACATGGATTTCTTCTCAAAG GTCTGAATATGTATAGAGGAGAAATCTTTGCATATCCAATGTTTCTCCAAAAAGAGTTCCAGAGTGCTACATTTTTGGCCATGGATGTGACCTGCCGATATGTGCCATACTTGACAAAAGTGTCAGAGGCCCTGACGCATCTTCAACCCCTTCAGGAAATGAGGCATTGCTTGTCTGTGATGCATGCCAAAGCCCACGATACAAAATGCGAG ATTCTGTGGACTGCAAGGAACCAGGAGGGCGCCGGCACCACTCTCGGTGAAGAAGTAGAGCAAGTGAATAGTTTTCTCTCCAGATGTGCCCTTACCACCAAGTATATGGCCAAGTCAG TAAGAACTGACATGCTGACTGTCCATGCTATGGGGTGGAATGAACGGAAAGAGAATGGCCTCCATATAGCCTTGTCTTCTAGATTCAAGAAG ACAGTAGAGAAGACTGTGGATGTAGCTGAGAGCCTGAAGACAATAAAGGAGCAGTTGCATTGCTGTGATGACATGCTGAAACAATGGGTTGTTGAAGTCAAGCAGTGGGCCAGTAGCA ATCGCAACAAAAGGCGACAGAAAATAACTCAAAAGATAGCCCAGGAAAAGAAACGGTTGCTGGAAGACATCCAGAGATACAACCAACAGCCTGATGGTGACCCTGTGGACACAGAGTTAGTTGTGCAGAAACTCTCTAACAAAGCTGCAGAGAGCATGATCTGGCCTTGGCAGGAACAGAACACAG ACGGTGTGGACATCCTCACAAAGAAGAAGCTCTTTGACCACGTAATGCTTGCCTCACGACTAAAAGAGGAAAAGCAGATCCTTGTGAAGGAGATGCAGCAGCACTGCCAGTACCTCAAGGACTCAGTGGCAAAGGTCCAGACACTGATGGGCACTGTTTTAgtgagcacacagacaggaa GCTTGCCAAATGGATTAaccgaggaggggtccaagggccTCATCAGTGCACTAAAAAGAAGACTGCAAGACCTGAGACTCCAACAGCAGACCATAGCAGGCACCTACAGATGCACTCTCAAACCAAGTAACAggctggtggaagaggaggacagggaaatggAAGAAGACATGGACTGGCAACGTGGCAACAGCtcggatgatgatgatagtgatgaggaggaggatgcagagaattgA
- the LOC124488473 gene encoding uncharacterized protein LOC124488473 isoform X1 has product MQIHFREVSCNLCTATMKRTNFLERSHWSVQPVALKWWLFCGWQQKVVQVPENKPTAGKAMCGDTQWNAARETSKRANKLDEEGVEIAVCRHGFLLKGLNMYRGEIFAYPMFLQKEFQSATFLAMDVTCRYVPYLTKVSEALTHLQPLQEMRHCLSVMHAKAHDTKCEILWTARNQEGAGTTLGEEVEQVNSFLSRCALTTKYMAKSVRTDMLTVHAMGWNERKENGLHIALSSRFKKTVEKTVDVAESLKTIKEQLHCCDDMLKQWVVEVKQWASSRSTAPGPVDAQSLQITIEALFLSICQKKHYLYRQNDRNKRRQKITQKIAQEKKRLLEDIQRYNQQPDGDPVDTELVVQKLSNKAAESMIWPWQEQNTDGVDILTKKKLFDHVMLASRLKEEKQILVKEMQQHCQYLKDSVAKVQTLMGTVLVSTQTGSLPNGLTEEGSKGLISALKRRLQDLRLQQQTIAGTYRCTLKPSNRLVEEEDREMEEDMDWQRGNSSDDDDSDEEEDAEN; this is encoded by the exons atgcagatcCATTTCAGAGAAGTTTCCTGCAATTTGTGTACTGCAACTATGAAGAGAACCAACTTCCTGGAAAGGAGCCATTGGTCTGTCCAGCCTGTTGCCCTGAAATGGTGGCTGTTCTGTGGATGGCAACAGAAAGTTGTACAGGTTCCAGAAAACAAACCA ACCGCAGGAAAAGCGATGTGTGGTGACACCCAATGGAATGCAGCAAGAGAGACTTCAAAGCGGGCCAACAAGTTGGATGAAGAAGGTGTGGAAATTGCTGTGTGTAGACATGGATTTCTTCTCAAAG GTCTGAATATGTATAGAGGAGAAATCTTTGCATATCCAATGTTTCTCCAAAAAGAGTTCCAGAGTGCTACATTTTTGGCCATGGATGTGACCTGCCGATATGTGCCATACTTGACAAAAGTGTCAGAGGCCCTGACGCATCTTCAACCCCTTCAGGAAATGAGGCATTGCTTGTCTGTGATGCATGCCAAAGCCCACGATACAAAATGCGAG ATTCTGTGGACTGCAAGGAACCAGGAGGGCGCCGGCACCACTCTCGGTGAAGAAGTAGAGCAAGTGAATAGTTTTCTCTCCAGATGTGCCCTTACCACCAAGTATATGGCCAAGTCAG TAAGAACTGACATGCTGACTGTCCATGCTATGGGGTGGAATGAACGGAAAGAGAATGGCCTCCATATAGCCTTGTCTTCTAGATTCAAGAAG ACAGTAGAGAAGACTGTGGATGTAGCTGAGAGCCTGAAGACAATAAAGGAGCAGTTGCATTGCTGTGATGACATGCTGAAACAATGGGTTGTTGAAGTCAAGCAGTGGGCCAGTAGCA GAAGCACAGCACCTGGTCCTGTTGATGCTCAAAGTTTGCAGATCACAATCGAAGCACTCTTTTTGAGCATTTGTCAGAAAAAGCACTACCTTTACAGACAGAATG ATCGCAACAAAAGGCGACAGAAAATAACTCAAAAGATAGCCCAGGAAAAGAAACGGTTGCTGGAAGACATCCAGAGATACAACCAACAGCCTGATGGTGACCCTGTGGACACAGAGTTAGTTGTGCAGAAACTCTCTAACAAAGCTGCAGAGAGCATGATCTGGCCTTGGCAGGAACAGAACACAG ACGGTGTGGACATCCTCACAAAGAAGAAGCTCTTTGACCACGTAATGCTTGCCTCACGACTAAAAGAGGAAAAGCAGATCCTTGTGAAGGAGATGCAGCAGCACTGCCAGTACCTCAAGGACTCAGTGGCAAAGGTCCAGACACTGATGGGCACTGTTTTAgtgagcacacagacaggaa GCTTGCCAAATGGATTAaccgaggaggggtccaagggccTCATCAGTGCACTAAAAAGAAGACTGCAAGACCTGAGACTCCAACAGCAGACCATAGCAGGCACCTACAGATGCACTCTCAAACCAAGTAACAggctggtggaagaggaggacagggaaatggAAGAAGACATGGACTGGCAACGTGGCAACAGCtcggatgatgatgatagtgatgaggaggaggatgcagagaattgA
- the LOC124488473 gene encoding uncharacterized protein LOC124488473 isoform X4, with protein MCGDTQWNAARETSKRANKLDEEGVEIAVCRHGFLLKGLNMYRGEIFAYPMFLQKEFQSATFLAMDVTCRYVPYLTKVSEALTHLQPLQEMRHCLSVMHAKAHDTKCEILWTARNQEGAGTTLGEEVEQVNSFLSRCALTTKYMAKSVRTDMLTVHAMGWNERKENGLHIALSSRFKKTVEKTVDVAESLKTIKEQLHCCDDMLKQWVVEVKQWASSRSTAPGPVDAQSLQITIEALFLSICQKKHYLYRQNDRNKRRQKITQKIAQEKKRLLEDIQRYNQQPDGDPVDTELVVQKLSNKAAESMIWPWQEQNTDGVDILTKKKLFDHVMLASRLKEEKQILVKEMQQHCQYLKDSVAKVQTLMGTVLVSTQTGSLPNGLTEEGSKGLISALKRRLQDLRLQQQTIAGTYRCTLKPSNRLVEEEDREMEEDMDWQRGNSSDDDDSDEEEDAEN; from the exons ATGTGTGGTGACACCCAATGGAATGCAGCAAGAGAGACTTCAAAGCGGGCCAACAAGTTGGATGAAGAAGGTGTGGAAATTGCTGTGTGTAGACATGGATTTCTTCTCAAAG GTCTGAATATGTATAGAGGAGAAATCTTTGCATATCCAATGTTTCTCCAAAAAGAGTTCCAGAGTGCTACATTTTTGGCCATGGATGTGACCTGCCGATATGTGCCATACTTGACAAAAGTGTCAGAGGCCCTGACGCATCTTCAACCCCTTCAGGAAATGAGGCATTGCTTGTCTGTGATGCATGCCAAAGCCCACGATACAAAATGCGAG ATTCTGTGGACTGCAAGGAACCAGGAGGGCGCCGGCACCACTCTCGGTGAAGAAGTAGAGCAAGTGAATAGTTTTCTCTCCAGATGTGCCCTTACCACCAAGTATATGGCCAAGTCAG TAAGAACTGACATGCTGACTGTCCATGCTATGGGGTGGAATGAACGGAAAGAGAATGGCCTCCATATAGCCTTGTCTTCTAGATTCAAGAAG ACAGTAGAGAAGACTGTGGATGTAGCTGAGAGCCTGAAGACAATAAAGGAGCAGTTGCATTGCTGTGATGACATGCTGAAACAATGGGTTGTTGAAGTCAAGCAGTGGGCCAGTAGCA GAAGCACAGCACCTGGTCCTGTTGATGCTCAAAGTTTGCAGATCACAATCGAAGCACTCTTTTTGAGCATTTGTCAGAAAAAGCACTACCTTTACAGACAGAATG ATCGCAACAAAAGGCGACAGAAAATAACTCAAAAGATAGCCCAGGAAAAGAAACGGTTGCTGGAAGACATCCAGAGATACAACCAACAGCCTGATGGTGACCCTGTGGACACAGAGTTAGTTGTGCAGAAACTCTCTAACAAAGCTGCAGAGAGCATGATCTGGCCTTGGCAGGAACAGAACACAG ACGGTGTGGACATCCTCACAAAGAAGAAGCTCTTTGACCACGTAATGCTTGCCTCACGACTAAAAGAGGAAAAGCAGATCCTTGTGAAGGAGATGCAGCAGCACTGCCAGTACCTCAAGGACTCAGTGGCAAAGGTCCAGACACTGATGGGCACTGTTTTAgtgagcacacagacaggaa GCTTGCCAAATGGATTAaccgaggaggggtccaagggccTCATCAGTGCACTAAAAAGAAGACTGCAAGACCTGAGACTCCAACAGCAGACCATAGCAGGCACCTACAGATGCACTCTCAAACCAAGTAACAggctggtggaagaggaggacagggaaatggAAGAAGACATGGACTGGCAACGTGGCAACAGCtcggatgatgatgatagtgatgaggaggaggatgcagagaattgA